In a genomic window of Telopea speciosissima isolate NSW1024214 ecotype Mountain lineage chromosome 5, Tspe_v1, whole genome shotgun sequence:
- the LOC122661366 gene encoding glycine-rich RNA-binding protein GRP1A-like, translating to MASADVEFRCFVGGLAWVTDDQALERAFSQYGDIIESKIISDRETGRSRGFGFVTFRDEQSMRDAIEGMNGQDLDGRNITVNQAQTRGGGGGGGGGYRSGGGGGGYGGGGGGGYGRREGGGGGGYSRGGGGGGYSRGGDRGYGSGGGGGGGDRYSSWRN from the exons ATGGCATCTGCAGATGTTGAGTTCCGTTGCTTCGTTGGTGGCCTTGCATGGGTGACTGATGACCAAGCCTTAGAGAGGGCTTTCAGTCAATACGGCGACATTATTGAATCAAAG ATTATCAGCGATCGTGAGACTGGGAGATCCAGAGGTTTTGGCTTCGTGACTTTCCGCGATGAGCAATCGATGAGGGATGCTATTGAAGGGATGAACGGACAGGACCTTGATGGTAGGAATATTACCGTCAACCAGGCCCAGACCAGgggtggcggcggcggtggtggaggtggttaTCGCAgcggtggcggcggtggtggctatggaggtggtggcggtggtggttaTGGACGCCGTGagggcggtggtggtggtggatacAGCCGTGGTGGAGGCGGTGGTGGATACAGTCGTGGTGGTGACCGTGGCTACGGaagtggcggtggcggtggcggaggTGATCGTTATTCAAGCTGGAGAAACTAG
- the LOC122662308 gene encoding protein RADIALIS-like 1 produces the protein MASSSLSSRGSGSNWTPRQNKLFEEALAKYDRDTPDRWLNIAREVGGGKTAEEVRRHYEFLEQDVQSIENGQVAIPNYRTTGGSRS, from the coding sequence ATGGCATCCAGCTCCCTTTCCTCTCGTGGCTCTGGCTCAAATTGGACTCCCAGGCAAAACAAGTTGTTTGAGGAGGCATTGGCCAAGTATGACAGGGACACCCCCGACCGCTGGCTCAATATTGCCAGGGAAGTTGGTGGTGGGAAGACAGCGGAGGAAGTGAGGAGACATTATGAGTTTCTCGAACAGGATGTCCAGAGTATCGAGAACGGCCAAGTGGCCATTCCCAATTACAGGACAACTGGAGGGAGCAGGAGCTAA